One Bacteroidota bacterium DNA window includes the following coding sequences:
- a CDS encoding cob(I)yrinic acid a,c-diamide adenosyltransferase, protein MKIYTKTGDKGQTSLIGGTRVPKHHIRIEAYGTVDELNSWIGVLRDSIAEEAVTALLIEIQDRLFTMGSLLAADPEKSKMKLPELEAADISRLEQAIDAMNEHLPPMRSFVLPGGHITVSHCHVARCVCRRAERNVTHLSETAGVSALITQYLNRLSDYLFVLSRKLTHDLGATETPWKPRM, encoded by the coding sequence ATGAAGATTTACACCAAAACAGGCGATAAAGGCCAGACCTCGCTCATAGGCGGTACACGCGTGCCCAAACATCACATCCGCATTGAAGCATACGGCACGGTTGATGAACTCAACTCGTGGATCGGCGTGTTGCGCGATTCCATTGCGGAAGAAGCCGTAACCGCGTTGCTGATTGAAATTCAGGACCGGCTCTTTACAATGGGTTCGCTGCTGGCTGCCGATCCGGAAAAGTCGAAAATGAAACTGCCCGAACTGGAAGCGGCCGACATTTCACGCCTCGAACAGGCTATTGATGCCATGAACGAGCATTTGCCGCCTATGCGCAGCTTTGTGTTGCCGGGCGGTCACATAACTGTATCGCACTGCCACGTGGCCCGCTGTGTGTGCCGGCGTGCCGAGCGCAACGTTACTCACCTCAGCGAAACAGCCGGAGTAAGTGCCCTGATTACGCAATATTTAAACCGGCTTTCCGACTATCTTTTTGTGCTTTCGCGGAAGCTTACACATGATCTGGGTGCAACGGAAACACCCTGGAAACCAAGAATGTGA
- a CDS encoding UvrD-helicase domain-containing protein, with the protein MVNDNYLDELNEIQREAVTATDGPLMIVAGAGSGKTRVLTYRIAHLIRLGADPFNILALTFTNKAAREMKERIGRIVSKGEARNIWMGTFHSVFARILRAEAEKLGYPANFTIYDTDDSKSLIKTILKEQGLDDKVYKPAMVLSRISAAKNNLISAQAYLQNNNVIEEDRQSGKPKIGIIYEQYARRCFKAGAMDFDDLLFNTNILLRDFPEVLNKYQDKFRYIMVDEYQDTNFSQYVIVKQLAARFQNICVVGDDAQSIYAFRGANIQNILSFERDYPDLKTVKLEQNYRSTQHIVKAANAVIKNNREQLEKNVWTANADGDKIGLMKAATDNEEGQLVARHIFELKMQHQLHNKEFAILYRTNAQSRSMEEALRRLNIPYRIYGGTSFYQRKEVKDMLAYYRMCINPHDEEALKRIINYPARGIGDTTLDKITIAARDNDVSLFTVCENIAEFGLQVNSGTVQKIQDFVAMIKSFGVMLQVQNAYDLGHHIASHSGLLRELYSDKTPEGVSRYENVQELLNGLKEFSDGENAPPIDLVEQNDPELQRIELEQQAELHDEANTGPLRTLDQFMQDIALLTDADTKAPDADMDKVSLMTIHAAKGLEFGYVYIVGMEENLFPSAMSVNSRADLEEERRLFYVAITRAEKRCMLTFASTRYRWGNLTTCEPSRFIEEIDTDFMEYANSAARTEFNGGGAQASPVFQRRGAQQGAATPQVNVSNGPAPKKNLVKVTSTVNTPTAPLDNSHLKSLAVGMTVQHDRFGRGKVTGLEGAFPNTKATVHFDAAGQKQLLLKFAKLEIVG; encoded by the coding sequence ATCGTGAACGATAATTACCTCGACGAACTCAACGAGATACAGCGCGAAGCTGTAACTGCTACCGACGGGCCTTTGATGATTGTGGCGGGCGCCGGCTCAGGCAAAACGCGCGTGCTCACTTACCGCATTGCCCACCTCATCCGCCTCGGTGCGGATCCGTTTAACATACTTGCCCTCACCTTTACCAACAAAGCCGCGCGCGAAATGAAAGAGCGTATTGGCCGTATTGTGTCTAAAGGCGAAGCACGAAATATCTGGATGGGCACTTTCCACTCCGTGTTTGCGCGTATCCTGCGCGCAGAGGCCGAAAAATTAGGCTATCCCGCCAACTTCACCATTTACGATACCGACGATTCAAAGAGCCTCATCAAAACCATTCTCAAGGAACAGGGACTTGATGACAAAGTATATAAACCGGCAATGGTGCTCAGCCGGATTTCGGCCGCAAAAAACAACCTGATTTCTGCGCAGGCCTATCTTCAAAACAACAATGTAATTGAAGAAGACCGGCAAAGCGGAAAGCCAAAAATCGGCATCATTTACGAGCAATACGCCAGGCGCTGCTTCAAAGCCGGCGCAATGGATTTCGACGACCTGCTCTTTAATACCAATATTCTCCTGCGCGATTTTCCGGAAGTGCTTAACAAGTATCAGGACAAGTTCCGCTACATTATGGTGGATGAGTATCAGGATACCAACTTCTCACAGTATGTAATTGTAAAACAGCTTGCCGCCAGGTTTCAGAATATTTGTGTGGTGGGCGATGACGCGCAGTCGATTTACGCATTCCGCGGCGCCAATATTCAAAACATCCTCAGCTTTGAGCGCGATTATCCTGATCTTAAAACCGTAAAACTCGAACAGAATTACCGCAGCACACAACACATTGTAAAAGCAGCCAACGCCGTAATTAAAAACAACCGCGAACAGCTGGAGAAAAATGTATGGACGGCCAATGCCGACGGCGATAAAATTGGTTTGATGAAAGCCGCCACCGACAATGAAGAAGGTCAGCTGGTGGCGCGGCATATTTTCGAACTCAAAATGCAGCACCAGTTGCACAATAAAGAGTTCGCCATTTTGTACCGTACCAATGCGCAGAGCCGTAGCATGGAAGAAGCCCTGCGCCGGCTCAATATTCCTTACCGCATTTACGGCGGCACTTCATTTTATCAGCGCAAGGAAGTAAAAGACATGCTCGCTTACTACCGCATGTGCATCAATCCGCACGATGAGGAGGCGCTGAAACGCATTATCAACTATCCCGCGCGCGGAATCGGCGATACCACGCTTGATAAAATTACCATTGCCGCCCGCGACAATGATGTGAGCCTGTTTACCGTGTGCGAAAACATTGCCGAATTCGGCCTGCAGGTAAACAGCGGCACGGTACAGAAGATACAGGACTTTGTGGCCATGATCAAGAGCTTTGGCGTAATGCTGCAGGTGCAGAATGCCTACGACCTTGGCCACCACATTGCCAGCCACTCCGGTTTGCTGCGCGAACTGTATTCCGACAAAACGCCCGAAGGCGTTAGCCGCTACGAGAACGTGCAGGAACTGCTCAACGGCCTGAAAGAATTTTCGGATGGCGAAAATGCCCCGCCCATTGATCTGGTGGAGCAAAACGACCCCGAGCTGCAACGCATTGAACTGGAACAGCAGGCCGAGTTGCATGACGAAGCCAATACAGGTCCGCTGCGCACACTCGATCAGTTCATGCAGGACATTGCCCTGCTTACTGATGCCGACACCAAAGCGCCCGACGCCGATATGGACAAAGTATCGCTCATGACCATACACGCCGCCAAGGGCCTTGAGTTTGGCTACGTGTATATTGTGGGCATGGAAGAAAACCTCTTCCCCTCAGCCATGAGCGTAAATTCACGCGCCGATCTGGAAGAAGAGCGCCGCCTGTTTTACGTGGCCATTACGCGCGCCGAGAAGCGTTGCATGCTCACCTTTGCCAGCACACGCTACCGCTGGGGCAACCTCACCACCTGCGAGCCAAGCCGCTTCATTGAAGAAATTGACACGGATTTTATGGAGTACGCCAACAGCGCCGCCCGCACCGAGTTTAATGGCGGCGGCGCTCAGGCTTCACCCGTGTTCCAGCGCCGTGGTGCGCAGCAGGGCGCAGCTACGCCACAGGTAAACGTTAGCAATGGCCCCGCTCCCAAAAAGAACCTGGTAAAAGTAACCAGCACCGTAAACACTCCCACCGCCCCGCTCGACAACAGCCACCTCAAAAGCCTCGCCGTAGGCATGACCGTGCAGCACGACCGGTTTGGCCGCGGCAAAGTGACAGGACTCGAAGGTGCTTTCCCGAATACGAAAGCCACCGTGCATTTTGATGCAGCCGGACAAAAGCAGCTGCTGCTCAAGTTTGCGAAGCTGGAGATTGTGGGGTGA
- a CDS encoding Abi family protein — MQYKDYEQFLSQERMNRYLFACKYDKNKAKKLYRINLKLSKSFLPLFSLFEVGLRNVIHRELTMHFNDPDWILNQQNGFMISSSLGVKKVNGRVIPERFLYDEVEKAKQRLKRSASKPPLTSGRVIAEQTFGFWTIMFDKRYFHTLKQVPLKAFPHAPAGTNEIILMPKLRQIRDFRNRISHHEPVCFNRIGNSCPQAATDIRRLIYELGGWINPGFRAYLSRIDSGYTGIQLKLLTDLN; from the coding sequence ATGCAGTACAAGGATTACGAACAATTTCTCTCACAGGAGCGCATGAACCGCTACTTGTTTGCCTGTAAATATGACAAAAATAAGGCAAAAAAACTATATCGCATTAATCTTAAACTAAGTAAATCATTTCTCCCTTTATTCAGTCTTTTTGAAGTAGGCCTTCGCAATGTAATTCACAGGGAGTTAACGATGCATTTTAATGATCCCGACTGGATTCTCAACCAGCAAAACGGGTTTATGATTTCATCTTCTTTAGGGGTGAAAAAAGTAAACGGCAGAGTAATACCAGAGCGTTTTCTTTATGACGAAGTTGAGAAAGCAAAACAACGTTTAAAGCGATCGGCCAGTAAACCTCCGCTTACTTCGGGACGCGTAATTGCAGAGCAAACTTTCGGGTTCTGGACAATTATGTTTGATAAACGCTATTTCCATACACTCAAGCAAGTTCCGTTAAAAGCTTTCCCACATGCTCCGGCCGGAACCAATGAAATCATTCTCATGCCCAAACTCCGGCAGATACGTGATTTCAGAAACCGGATCAGCCATCACGAACCGGTATGCTTTAACCGTATTGGGAATAGTTGTCCGCAGGCCGCTACCGATATACGCAGGTTGATATACGAACTTGGAGGATGGATTAATCCCGGATTCAGAGCCTATCTTTCACGTATTGATTCCGGCTATACTGGCATTCAGCTCAAGCTGCTTACTGATTTGAATTAA
- a CDS encoding YbjN domain-containing protein, which produces MNIEQITPLIEASLAGLKLDPAQCRNEKPGQWSYRSQKADVWIDVFTFQDRPEKYYLQVMSPLCLVADLRREEFLLDILEINYKLVGCWIAKRNDWLYVLNLRETENIDQSEIDATLDRVSYYCNDYLAKLSFKYEGCWTPKPVEGGRG; this is translated from the coding sequence ATGAACATTGAACAAATTACTCCGCTCATCGAAGCCAGCTTAGCCGGTTTGAAATTAGACCCCGCCCAATGCCGCAACGAAAAACCCGGCCAATGGTCGTACCGCAGCCAGAAAGCAGATGTATGGATTGATGTATTCACCTTTCAGGACAGACCCGAAAAATATTATTTACAGGTAATGAGTCCGCTTTGCCTGGTGGCTGATCTTCGCCGCGAAGAGTTCCTGCTCGATATTCTGGAAATAAACTACAAACTGGTAGGCTGCTGGATTGCCAAACGCAACGACTGGCTGTATGTGCTCAACCTGCGCGAAACGGAAAACATCGACCAGAGCGAGATTGACGCTACGCTTGACCGTGTTTCCTACTACTGCAATGATTATCTGGCCAAACTCAGCTTCAAGTATGAAGGCTGCTGGACGCCCAAGCCGGTGGAAGGCGGACGTGGGTAA
- a CDS encoding DUF2795 domain-containing protein yields the protein MYWTLELASYLEDAPWPATKEELIDYAIRSGAPMEVIENLQEIEDEGEAYESIEEIWPDYPTKEDFFFNEDEY from the coding sequence ATGTATTGGACCCTTGAACTTGCTTCTTATCTTGAAGATGCTCCCTGGCCGGCTACGAAAGAGGAATTAATCGACTACGCCATCCGCTCCGGTGCGCCGATGGAAGTGATTGAGAACCTGCAGGAAATTGAAGACGAAGGCGAAGCCTACGAATCAATCGAAGAAATCTGGCCCGATTACCCGACTAAAGAAGACTTCTTCTTCAACGAAGACGAATACTAA
- a CDS encoding ABC transporter ATP-binding protein — protein sequence MISLRNIARSYSLGGEIIYALRSISLDIYKNEYVALMGPSGSGKSTLMNVLGCLDTPSDGEYVLNGKSVANMNDNELAAVRNKEIGFVFQTFNLLPRSTALENVMLPLVYAGMSRSERQQRAELALEKVGLKDRMHHRPNELSGGQRQRVAIARALVNDPAIILADEPTGNLDSRTSIEIMGMFETIHQAGNTIIVVTHEEDIARHAHRIVRVKDGLIESDELNPQIQRALAK from the coding sequence ATTATCAGTTTGCGCAATATTGCCCGCTCGTATTCGCTGGGCGGTGAAATTATTTATGCGTTGCGCAGCATTTCGCTTGATATTTACAAGAACGAATACGTGGCGCTTATGGGCCCTTCGGGTTCGGGCAAATCTACACTCATGAATGTGCTGGGCTGTTTGGATACGCCCTCAGACGGCGAGTATGTGCTCAACGGCAAATCGGTGGCCAATATGAATGACAATGAGCTTGCGGCGGTGCGCAACAAGGAAATTGGTTTTGTATTCCAAACCTTTAACCTTTTGCCGCGCAGCACCGCGCTGGAAAATGTAATGCTGCCGCTGGTGTATGCCGGTATGAGCCGCAGCGAACGCCAGCAACGCGCCGAACTTGCCCTCGAAAAAGTAGGCCTGAAAGACCGCATGCACCACCGCCCCAACGAACTCTCCGGCGGCCAGCGCCAGCGTGTGGCCATTGCCCGCGCATTGGTAAACGATCCCGCCATCATCCTCGCCGACGAACCCACCGGCAACCTCGATTCACGCACCTCCATTGAAATTATGGGCATGTTTGAAACCATTCATCAGGCCGGCAATACCATTATCGTCGTTACCCACGAAGAAGACATTGCCCGCCACGCCCACCGTATTGTGCGCGTGAAAGATGGTTTGATAGAAAGTGATGAATTGAACCCGCAGATTCAGCGGGCACTGGCGAAATAA